In a genomic window of Oreochromis aureus strain Israel breed Guangdong linkage group 13, ZZ_aureus, whole genome shotgun sequence:
- the LOC116318583 gene encoding uncharacterized protein LOC116318583 isoform X1 produces MSESIVRKVQPFTIGTRLSAPAVPKCQDFTQSYLPGETLDNCVLQHNLNSLYLSGSQVCAHGPCLVSPIVKQVAPVKHNQDRMAAEDQLNQNVASASAVSRSIKKITISGNKDRPEDKMTAEPAITRCTSENNNNNNNISSTSEIHLPRIVGVSCENKPSSQFKVLLKKESSDEFQPMQGQTRPRVNREKSLQQISVPELQENEPQRKESHPRTPIEGSAAVTLPSDCFTQRNSLFSKEVLQAEAWIKGKLQDLKDGCNIQCCPLEDWEDASQMLQRDLKDFENTLIQLNQMGEQLICKLNPTSDLVKKQLSQLRDQWQTLKQMAANQMRALGGAKNLQEFNKKVDKLEAWIKEKYQVQSSSLHAEGYFCLASCLVAEEEEQCLVNVLGENVDKMQLTRRILDLKQDEQLHRNLHEEINNLALKLEKQGKTDSKNISSRRKHINKMWLKMQSHLKNYHENLHLALEVSSFYHQADNILFAINSMRKNMSVLKDVDSFGDREMREIASQIMMLDVSVSQLLNLHPTLAASVTQKQSEVKDCWALLQKLFRSDKTTLSLSGSTFTREASDLLTLAQEPQCNMGMEANGIMGKEVKEEKNHLKGCASAADGGSGRRTQSCQSQEQQSVNHTSLPMRDSPVCTDDAIVRNQLKGESRKPRTEPKIATPSPGHPQLHIQLQRFTVSADKTLSWLKDNVSMATQVCSIASFEGLEAAKRCQQTVEQEILNNRARIEVVKKEGHGLVRAQHPGSTKIEEFLGQLEVLWEELRKRHQRNAVFLQASEELGFRVVKVLQALGSLEAWLESVELSMKESVLAGDPETMSMAERESRLLEKEVASRSLELSALRQEVDRLHSHSHPRTQGLPARMEEVEKKYHRVQSALTQQSSELQDTRMLTEFLERVELEESQDLSGSQYRLGQPLHSENSPPPTLLTLQNSGSGEPLIETMGDPVEELREAVEMLNDTVRERGRSQSHDQAIQELMSKHASLAVRVEECVCFSKDLSLDILEKETDMAIQCEPDRCGLEALQEEQDHLEIDYEIIREEVKELQDQASRLKDLCPERVHVLDAKIQATLQAWNELGKSVTENKSRLKEFAQLQDFFRSYLAMISWTEDTRSCIFSDTTLHFGKDGQTPLVAELDMQIEQKFEEFDELAATGKNLLDKEHHLTQMVRERMEELRSMLGWILVHWRAQKQQWLHKKSRQEPSQDNIYFEATMCPPSTENSAPEPEPFHSHQSPVVTPTEDTTKARNSQPLCLVPRHAEKHKEEPSEDGYEIMNSIGPQDDPPKANMLVLKEGSSPPVGGTVNLILSFGNTGDSQVQVLDLPAGTKEVVEETSEPVHRPTVPQSSAYKNFWRRCQGLLENTLGSLKRKKKIYRQSANEVSTYLHVKDNNLAAAPVYESITLPRQKSRSAASASPTFLPSSSLPSSSAPALQGTNVTFHNTTGNGGSSIFSSIKRMGKKRKRKRDARRHTIQKIMGVEEQTDGMPHCTSQTITYDTHTWPLKERRRKKKNGDGVEAIAYMKNPLLKDIDTECSGEYSITPYAVSAGPTTTPTAGQVKSHCRFLSLGSVLSFDLPKDMTLIPSIQDIITIAPPESKKVAGTDPDPHSHRQTFLSSFRQTRPTPTVTHDTSAESSFAETQLSTSLGKHLPGVDSGLQPPPSPSVEEDEDQTVQCNDLSKTQVALREEEKQEWDKTLSEIKTSTAEKDGTVQPSQLHIYVNQASTSTTAIHKHECLSVHTLIRDLNGHQYHKCARPHSFHEESPGLQSSQASFMRVNLKSTKSVRQDSVDSGISTSSSLKFCKDDAPHTDSLQPKGVVRKLISLEVGGTDCTKIRENDLTGPPSRSAVIETEPVHLDHQQFEEEEEELEDIWNQTTNYRQSICSDIMYQPNEEESLPLDQAKETPSDTTPTVLYRNLVTASAPNLLVAEFKLPTHIQNLLGYDKGQSPKDHLPPMSIGDRRSWAAFPNREPASKTSVTVNETASDPVKLPDVGDNQRYIYQYKEDEEEEEEVEKAKVGEEADEHTGCLKDPSVSLLSVHMGLDGISQQRKASQSQEDLEKPEEHVASGWHCFTSSGKPELQSMEGMLERKHKLQLGGKKAASRGWNSYHAVLYRHTLCFYQDRKETLRSSACGLPLNLMGAECLPFPEYTKKPNCFRLRLRDGSEYLFNASSRFMMKKWIMKIQASTGQTVCRSSILGVPFDEDLPSSLKPPFCFGCHDPDGCHCSSQHDVTQPFPRHNPPGTTQTKEIVVLTRELNHMPQSHFKRLDEHLISSSDAGCCDVDKGSLKQMMTHGLSGGFKDNASSSPHSPLCSGQDWLSSKRRSHSFTSSTYQKIKPMLRTPGGKGLETGSNYCVTLVVGDKSTDSASASRSSEPPLLALAGWEQDRYQDAALRSYVSLPRPRNKSVFKKFFGKRDL; encoded by the exons GCTGAGGCATGGATCAAAGGCAAGCTACAGGACTTGAAGGATGGATGTAATATTCAGTGCTGCCCCCTGGAGGATTGGGAAGACGCCTCACAAATGCTTCAGAGAGATCTTAAAGACTTTGAGAACACCCTGATTCAACTCAACCAG ATGGGTGAGCAGCTGATCTGTAAACTGAATCCCACATCTGATTTGGTAAAGAAGCAGCTCAGTCAGCTCAGGGACCAGTGGCAGACCCTCAAACAGATGGCTGCAAATCAGATGAGGGCTCTAGGAGGAGCCAAGAACCTGCAGGAATTCAACAAAAAGGTGGACAAGCTGGAGGCATGGATTAAAGAGAAG TATCAAGTTCAAAGTTCCTCACTGCATGCTGAAGGCTATTTCTGTTTAGCATCTTGCTTGGTAGCAGAG GAAGAGGAACAGTGTCTGGTGAATGTCCTGGGGGAAAATGTTGACAAAATGCAGTTGACTAGAAGAATTTTAGATCTGAAACAG GATGAGCAGCTACACAGAAATCTCCATGAGGAAATCAACAACTTGGCACTGAAACTGGAGAAACAAGGGAAGACAGATAGCAAAAACATATCCAGCAGGAGGAAACACATCAATAAAAT GTGGCTGAAGATGCAGTCGCATCTGAAAAACTACCATGAAAATCTTCATCTGGCCCTGGAAGTGTCCTCATTTTACCATCAGGCTGATAATATATTATTCGCTATAAACAGCATG AGGAAAAACATGTCTGTGTTGAAAGACGTGGACAGCTTTGGAGATAGAGAAATGCGTGAGATCGCCAGTCAGATCATG ATGCTTGATGTGAGTGTATCCCAGCTGTTGAATCTCCACCCCACCCTGGCTGCCAGTGTCACACAGAAGCAGAGTGAGGTGAAGGATTGCTGGGCACTTCTTCAGAAGCTTTTCAG GAGTGACAAGaccacgctctctctctctggctccACTTTCACCAGGGAAGCTTCTGACCTCCTGACACTGGCCCAAGAACCCCAGTGCAACATGGGAATGGAGGCAAATGGTATCATGGGAAAGGAGGTGAAGGAGGAGAAGAATCATCTGAAAGGCTGTGCT AGTGCTGCTGACGGTGGGAGTGGTAGACGAACACAGAGCTGCCAAAGCCAGGAGCAGCAATCAGTGAACCACACCTCTTTACCAATGAGAGACAGCCCTGTCTGCACTGATGATGCTATTGTCAGAAATCAATTGAAGGGAGAAAG CAGGAAGCCCAGAACAGAACCCAAGATTGCCACCCCCTCTCCAGGCCACCCACAGCTTCACATACAGCTTCAGAGGTTCACTGTGTCTGCTGACAAG aCTTTGTCATGGCTCAAAGACAACGTGTCCATGGCTACACAGGTGTGTTCAATAGCCAGTTTTGAGGGGCTGGAAGCAGCAAAGAGGTGTCAGCAAACCGTTGAGCAGGAAATCCTTAACAACCGAGCCAGGATAGAGGTGGTCAAAAAG GAGGGCCACGGGCTGGTCCGGGCACAGCACCCAGGAAGCACAAAGATCGAGGAGTTCCTTGGCCAGCTGGAAGTCCTGTGGGAAGAACTGAGGAAGAGGCACCAAAGGAATGCTGTCTTTCTCCAGGCCTCAGAAGAGCTGGGTTTTAGg GTTGTGAAAGTGCTCCAGGCCCTTGGCAGCTTGGAGGCCTGGCTGGAGTCTGTGGAGCTTTCCATGAAGGAATCTGTCTTAGCCGGTGACCCTGAAACAATGAGCATGGCTGAGAGGGAAAGCCGTTTGCTGGAGAAAGAGGTGGCATCCCGCAGCCTGGAACTCAGTGCTCTGAGGCAGGAGGTGGACCGCCTTCATAGTCACAGCCACCCACGTACACAAGGGCTACCAGCACGcatggaggaggtggagaaaaA GTACCACCGTGTCCAAAGTGCCCTGACCCAGCAGAGCTCTGAGCTGCAGGATACACGCATGCTGACTGAGTTCCTGGAACGTGTGGAGCTGGAGGAAAGCCAGGATCTTAGTGGTAGTCAGTACAGATTAGGGCAG CCTCTCCACAGTGAAAATTCCCCACCTCCTACTTTGCTGACACTTCAGAACAGCGGCAGTGGTGAGCCTCTGATAGAGACCATGGGAGACCCCGTGGAAGAGCTACGAGAGGCTGTAGAGATGCTGAATGACACAGTGAGAGAAAGAGGTCGGTCACAAAGCCACGACCAGGCTATCCAGGAGCTGATGAGCAAG CATGCCAGCCTGGCAGTGCGTGTGGAGGAGTGCGTGTGCTTCAGCAAGGATCTGAGCCTGGACATCCTGGAGAAGGAGACAGACATGGCCATCCAGTGTGAGCCAGATCGCTGTGGCCTAGAGGCTCTGCAGGAGGAGCAGGACCACCTGGAG ATTGACTACGAAATCATCAGGGAGGAAGTAAAGGAGTTGCAGGACCAGGCTTCTCGACTGAAGGATCTGTGCCCAGAGAGAGTGCACGTACTAGATGCAAAAATTCAGGCTACACTGCAGGCCTGGAACGAGCTGGGAAAGAGCGTGACAGAGAACAAATCACGTCTGAAAGAGTTTGCGCAGCTCCAGGACTTCTTCAGGAGCTACCTCGCCATGAT CTCATGGACAGAAGACACCAGGTCATGCATTTTCTCAGATACCACCTTGCATTTTGGGAAAGACGGGCAGACACCACTGGTTGCAGAGCTGGATATGCAAATTGAGCAAAAGTTTGAGGAGTTTGATGAGCTGGCCGCCACAGGCAAAAATCTTTTAGACAAGGAGCACCACCTCACACAGATG GTAAGAGAGCGTATGGAGGAACTGAGGAGCATGCTTGGGTGGATCTTGGTACACTGGAGGGCTCAAAAGCAACAGTGGCTCCACAAGAAGAGCAGACAGGAGCCTTCACAGGACAACATTTACTTTGAGGCGACAATGTGCCCGCCATCGACAGAG AATTCAGCTCCTGAGCCAGAGCCCTTCCATTCCCATCAATCCCCAGTTGTCACCCCTACTGAAGACACAACAAAGGCAAGAAATAGCCAGCCATTGTGTTTGGTGCCCAGACATGCTGAGAAACATAAAGAggagccatcagaagatgggtatgAGATCATGAACAGCATTGGACCCCAGGATGATCCTCCTAAAGCCAACATGCTGGTGCTTAAAGAGGGCAGCAGCCCTCCTGTGGGGGGAACAGTCAACCTCATCCTTAGCTTTGGTAACACAGGGGACAGCCAGGTTCAGGTACTTGACCTTCCTGCTGGGACAAAAGAGGTAGTGGAAGAGACCTCTGAGCCTGTCCACAGG CCCACTGTGCCTCAATCTTCTGCCTATAAAAACTTTTGGAGGCGCTGCCAGGGGCTTTTGGAAAATACTTTGGGTAGTTTAAAGCGAAAGAAAAAGATTTATCGGCAGAGTGCAAATGAG GTAAGTACCTACTTGCATGTCAAGGATAACAACCTGGCTGCGGCCCCTGTGTATGAGAGCATCACCTTGCCCCGCCAAAAAAGCCGCTCCGCAGCCTCAGCCTCCCCGACTTTCTTGCCGTCCTCCTCTTTGCCATCCTCCTCAGCACCTGCACTTCAGGGAACCAACGTAACTTTCCACAACACGACAGGGAATGGCGGCAGCTCGATCTTCAGCAGCATCAAGAGAATGGGCAAGAAGCggaagaggaagagagatgCTCGTAGACACACTATCCAGAAAATCATGGGAGTTGAGGAGCAAACAGATGGGATGCCTCATTGTACCTCTCAGACAATCACATATGACACACATACATGGCCACTGAAGGAACGTcgaaggaagaagaagaatgggGATGGAGTAGAAGCCATTGCCTATATGAAGAATCCTTTGCTGAAGGACATTGATACAGAGTGTTCAGGGGAATACAGCATTACTCCATATGCTGTTTCAGCAGGACCAACCACTACACCCACAGCAGGTCAGGTGAAAAGCCACTGCAGGTTCCTCTCCTTGGGTTCTGTATTGAGTTTTGATCTACCTAAAGATATGACTCTCATCCCCAGCATTCAGGACATCATTACTATTGCCCCTCCAGAATCCAAAAAAGTAGCCGGGACTGATCCAGAccctcactcacacagacaaacattcCTGAGCTCTTTCAGACAGACTAGACCCACTCCCACTGTCACGCATGACACTTCAGCTGAAAGCAGCTTTGCTGAGACGCAGCTATCTACATCCCTTGGGAAACATCTTCCTGGTGTGGACAGCGGTTTACAACCTCCACCTTCTCCTTCTgtggaggaagatgaggatCAGACTGTACAATGTAATGATTTGTCTAAAACCCAGGTGGCTCTTCGTGAGGAGGAAAAACAGGAGTGGGACAAAACATTGTCAGAGATTAAAACCAGCACAGCTGAAAAGGATGGAACTGTCCAGCCTTCACAGCTCCATATTTATGTGAACCAAGCCTCCACCTCCACTACAGCTATACATAAACATGAGTGCCTTAGTGTTCATACACTCATTAGAGACCTAAATGGACACCAGTACCACAAATGTGCAAGACCCCACAGTTTTCATGAAGAGAGTCCTGGACTTCAGTCAAGCCAAGCTTCCTTCATGAGAGTCAACCTGAAGTCAACAAAGAGTGTTCGACAGGACTCTGTGGACTCTGGCATCTCCACCTCCAGCAGCCTCAAGTTTTGCAAAGATGATGCTCCACATACTGATAGCCTGCAGCCTAAAGGAGTGGTGAGGAAGCTTATATCTCTTGAAGTGGGAGGTACAGACTGCActaaaataagagaaaatgaTTTAACGGGTCCACCTTCACGCTCAGCAGTGATAGAAACAGAGCCTGTCCACCTTGATCACCAGCAgtttgaggaagaggaggaagaactgGAGGACATCTGGAACCAGACTACTAACTACAGGCAGAGCATTTGCTCAGACATCATGTACCAGCCCAATGAGGAAGAGTCCTTACCTTTAGACCAAGCCAAAGAGACACCTTCAGATACAACCCCAACTGTGCTCTACAGAAACCTCGTCACTGCCTCGGCACCCAACCTTCTTGTGGCTGAATTCAAACTGCCCACGCACATTCAGAACCTGCTTGGTTATGACAAGGGCCAGAGTCCCAAAGATCACCTTCCTCCAATGTCTATAGGAGACAGAAGGTCCTGGGCAGCTTTTCCTAACAGGGAGCCAGCCAGCAAGACTTCAGTGACAGTGAACGAGACTGCTTCGGATCCAGTGAAGCTACCTGATGTAGGGGACAATCAGAGATACATTTATCAGTACaaagaggatgaggaggaggaagaggaggtagAGAAGGCAAAGGTGGGGGAGGAGGCAGACGAGCACACAGGTTGCTTGAAG GACCCGTCAGTGAGTCTCCTGTCAGTTCATATGGGTTTGGATGGGATCAGTCAGCAAAGGAAAGCCTCACAGAGCCAAGAGGACTTGGAGAAACCTGAGGAGCATGTGGCCTCAGGGTGGCACTGTTTCACCTCA AGTGGAAAACCTGAGCTGCAGTCTATGGAGGGGATGCTTGAGAGGAAGCACAAGCTGCAGCTGGGAGGGAAGAAA GCAGCCTCCAGAGGTTGGAACTCCTACCACGCTGTCCTATATAGACACACCTTGTGCTTCTACCAGGATAGAAAGGAGACTCTGAGG AGTTCTGCATGTGGCCTGCCACTGAACCTCATGGGAGCAGAGTGTTTACCTTTCCCAGAATATACCAAAAAACCCAACTGCTTTCGATTAAG GCTCCGTGATGGGTCTGAATATCTGTTTAATGCATCTTCACGCTTTATGATGAAGAAATGGATAATGAAAATACAAGCAAGCACAG gtcagACAGTGTGTAGATCTTCAATATTAGGTGTCCCTTTTGATGAAGACCTCCCCAGTTCCTT AAAGCCCCCCTTCTGTTTTGGATGTCATGATCCAGACGGTTGCCACTGTTCCTCTCAACATGATGTCACCCAACCGTTTCCCAGGCACAACCCACCGGGTACCACCCAGACCAAAGAAATTGTTGTCCTCACCAGAGAGTTGAATCACATGCCACAGAGTCACTTCAAGCGTTTGGATGAACATTTAATCTCATCCTCGGATGCGGGCTGCTGTG ATGTTGATAAAGGCAGCTTAAAGCAGATGATGACTCACGGACTCTCTGGAGGCTTCAAAGACAACGCCTCTTCCTCTCCCCACTCCCCTTTATGCAGTGGTCAGGACTGGCTAAGTAGCAAGCGTCGCTCCCACTCCTTTACTTCAT CAACTTACCAAAAGATCAAACCCATGTTGCGCACCCCTGGAGGCAAAGGCCTGGAAACAGGCTCCAACTACTGTGTGACTCTGGTGGTGGGAGACAAGTCAACAGACAGCGCATCAGCAAGCAGAAGCTCTGAGCCTCCACTGCTGGCTTTGGCTGGGTGGGAGCAGGACAGATATCAGGACGCAGCTCTGAGGAGCTACGTGAGCCTGCCGCGGCCACGCAACAAGTCTGTCTTCAAAAAGTTCTTTGGGAAAAGGGACCTCTGA